TTCGAAGAATATCACCGGGTCGGTGCCGCGGAGCGCGAGATTAAGCATGCCTTTCGCGTCATACGGTGTGACCGGATAGAACACCTTCAGTCCCGGTATATGCGTGCACATCGATGTCCAGTCCTGTGAGTGCTGGGCGCCGTATTTCGCGCCGACGGAGACACGCACAACGAGCGGCATGGAGAGTATACCCGCGGACATCGACTGCCACTTCGACACTTGATTGAATATCTCATCGCCCGCGCGGCCCATGAAGTCGCAGTACATGAGCTCGACGACAGCGCGCCCGCCGGAAAGCGCATAGCCAACGCCGGTGCCGACGATAGCGCCTTCGGAGATAGGCGAATTAAAAAGACGATGATACGGTATCGCTTCGGTGAGCCCGCGGTAGACGGCGAATGCCCCGCCCCAGTCGCGATTCTCCTCACCGTACGCCACCATGGTAGGATCTTCGTAGAAGCGGTGTATCATCGCTTCAAAGAGACCGTCGCGGAGCGCATAGATCTTCGTCTTCGGGAGCGGCTTGCCGTTCGCGTCGAGCCCGAAACGCGCCTTCGTCTTAAGCGATCTCACGCGCGGATTATCATCCTTCGCCATGAGCACATCGGGTTTTCTATCATCGAATTTTTCGACAGTGCGATTCGAGAACATCACCGTTTCGATGTAGTTCCCGTCCACACGCGGCGAGAGCTCGAGCGATACCGCACGCTTCGTCGCAGCAAGTATCTTCTCCGCAGCCTTGTGCTTTATCGCGTTCGCATCATCCTGTGATAATGCTTTCCCGCCGACGAGATAGCGCTCGAATTCCTTGATGCAGTCGCCTTCTTCCCAGAGATTGATCTCTTCTTTCGAACGGTAGCTCGATGCATCCGACGGTGAATGTCCCGAGATGCGGTAGGTGACCGTATCCATGAGCACGGGGCCGTCGCCTTCAAGGAGTATCTTTTTCTTGCGCTCGACAGCGTCGGCGACCGCAAGCGGATTGTATCCGTCAACGCGCTCGGAGTGCATGTTCTTCGGATTGACACCGGCGCCCACGCGCGCGAGAAATTGATACCCCATCGTCTCACCCATGGTCTGGCCGCCCATGCCGTAGAAGTTATTGAAGAAGTTGATCATGATCGGCGGATGACCGCCGACCTTTTTATCCCAGAGCGTAGCGTACTGGTCCATCGCGGCGAACATCATACCTTCCCACACGGGGCCGCAGCCCATCGATGCATCGCCGATATTGCCGATGACAATGCCCTTCTTCCCGTTCACGCGTTTGAACAATGCCGCGCCGACCGATATATCGCCCGAACCGCCGACGATGGCGTTATTGGGCATGGAGCCGAACGGCGGGAAGAACGCATGCATCGACCCGCCAAGGCCTTTGTTAAAACCCGTCGCACGCGCGAACACTTCCGCAAGCGTGCCGTAGACGATGAAATTCTCCGCAAGCTCGCGGACGCTGCCGGAATGACCTTTCTCAACGACGGCAAGCGCTGCGCCGCCGAGGAATCCCTTCATGATCTTCATGAGCGATGCATCATCAAGCTGTATCGCCGCTGAAAGGCACTTGGCAAGTATCTCTCCGTGGCTGCGATGCGAGCCGAAAATGAAATCATCGACACTGAGATGCACTGACTGCCCGACGGACGATGCCTCCTGCCCTATCGATAAATGCGCGGGCCCGGCATGATTATATTCGATGCCTTTGTAGGTACCGGTCTTCTTTATCGTATCGAGCATGGTCTCGAATTCGCGTATGATGCACATGTGATAGAACATCGCAGCGAGGCGGTCGTTCCCGTATTTCGCCGATTCTTTTTTAATATCCGGCTTGTACTGATTGACCGGTATGTCCTTGAAGCTGAGTGTTGCGCTTGCGCGGACGACTTTCGGGTCGATGATGAGTGATTGCGGCATGGTTATTCTCCTATTTTACTCACTCACCCCATCCCCCGCCCCTTCCCCTCTCTCACAGGGAAGTGAGAGAGGGGAAGGGGTGCCGAGGCAGAGGTGTGTGTTATATTTTCATTTCAAATGCGACATCTCGAATAATCTCGCTTACTGACGGATGCGGAAAAATTATCTCCTTAAGTTCATTGATGCGTATCTCCGATTCGATCATGGCGGCAACGCCGAATATCATCTCCGAACACGCGCCGCCGAGCATATGAACACCGAGTATGACGCCACTCTCTTTGTGCGCAATGACTTTGCATATACCGCCCGCGCTCCCGTTCTCGGCGAGGAAACGCCCGTTCACACGAAGCTGCATCGATGACTTCATGTACGGCACATTGTTCTTTTTCGCTTCATCCTCCGTCATCCCGCAGCCGGCTGCTTCGGGCATACCGTAGAGAGCCCACGGCACCGCGTTGTAGCGCATGCGGTCGTTCTTTCCCGCAATGACATTGACGGCGACCTCGCCCATGCGGGAAGCGGTGTGCGCAAGAAGCCATTTGCCGGTGGCATCGCCGATGGCGTAGATGCCCGGCACATTCGTCTGCATCTTCTCGTTCACTTTGATGCCTTTACCGTCAAAATCGACGCCGATCTTCTCAAGCCCGAGACCGGCAACGTTCGGTCTTCGACCGACAGCCATAAGGATGATATCTGCGGTAATGCTTTCTTTCTTCCCGTCCTTCGTGAATTCGACAGTACCGCCCGATACGTTCTCGACCTTAGCGCTGAGATGAAAGCTCACATGTTTAAGCTCTTTTCTGAGCAGCGGCGCTATCTCCGTATCCATGAACGGGACTATCTCCGGGAGCATCTCAACGATGTCGACCTTAACGCCGAAGGTGCTGAAGAACGTGGCGAACTCAACACCGATCACACCGCCGCCGACAACGACAAGCGATTTGGGCATTTCCGCGATCGAGAGTATCTCGCGATTCGTCATCACACGCGGATTATCCTTCACACCCGGTATCGGCGGGACGAAGGCTTCCGATCCGCTCGCGATGATGATGTTCGGCGCTGAATAATCCTTACCGTCGACAGCGACGGTATTCTTATCGACGAATGACGCCGAGCCGGTGACTACTTCGACCGCATATTTCTTCATGAGATAGGCGATGCCCGCGCGCAGTTTATCCATCACAGTCTTTTTATGCGCCATTGCCGCCGTAAGATCGAAGCGTGGATTATCGAATGACACGCCGAATTGCGCAGCATGCATCCCGTGCGCATAGAGCTTTGCAGAATTAAGCAGTGTTTTCGTCGGAATGCACCCTTCGTTCAGACACACGCCACCGAGCGCTGACTTCTCGATGAGAAGCACTTTCTTTTCCTGTGCGCCTGCCCGTTCCGCCGCGATATACCCGCCAGGCCCCGCGCCGATGATGATGATGTCATGTGTCATTGCATCTCCTTTTTTCTTCTACACCCCACCCCCTCCCTCACTTCCCTGTGAGAGTCGGGGAGGGGCAGGGGAGGGGGTGAGTGTGTTACCCCAGCATTAAAATATCAAAACTCGCCAACGTATCCGCCACCGCCTTAAGGAAGCGCGCCGTGGGTGCGCCGTCAACAGCCTGATGATTGAACGTTATCGACAACCCCATATACGGCACCGCCGTCAACGCTCCGTCCTTCATCATCGGGCGGATGACCGTACTGCATACGCCGAGTATCGCAACCTCAGGGATATTGAGCACCGGTGTGAAGCTCTCTATACCGAGCGCGCCGAGATTCGTTATCGTGAACGTGCTCCCGGAAAGTTCGTCGGGCTTTGCGCTCCCGTCCTGACATGCTTTCCCGAGCCGCTTTGCCTCCGCAGAAATATCGATGAGTGAACGGGCATGCGCGTTCTTTATCACCGGCACCATGAGGCCGCGCGGCGTATCGACCGCAAAGGCAAGATGCACCGCTTCGAATTCCCGTATCGATGTGCCGCTGAAATGCGCGTTCATCATCCTGAACGAGGTGAGCGTCCGCGCGACCGCGAAAAGGACGAAGTCGTTTATCGTGACCGATGAGAGCGGATCGTCCTTCGGGAGTTTTTTGAGCCGTTCGCGGATCGAGAGCATGACCGATGCGTCCGCGCTCGAAGAGAGCGTGCACTGCGCCGTCGTTGTCATCGATGTGAGCATGCGTTCGGATATGAGCTTGCGTATGCCTTTGACCGGAGTGTCGGTGAATGCACCGGGGAATGGAAGCGATGATATATTTCCCTGTACGCGTCTGCCGGTAAGATCGCCTGCGCGTACACGTCCGCCTATGCCGCTTCCCGTAAGCGGATATCCCATGCCGCTTGCCTTCGCTGCGGCTACCGCCGCCGGGGTCGGCACTCCACTCAATGCGGCTTTCACATCACGTTCAATTATCCGTCCGCCGGGACCCGTGCCGCCGAGCGTTCCTGCAGCAATGCCTTTTGCGTCGGCAAGATTCCGCGCGCGCGGCGAAACACCGACATCGCCCGCCGGTGCCGAAGACGGCGTCTCTACTTTTGCCGGAGAAGGGGCCGGTGTACTTTCTATCTTCGGTGCCGGAGCGCTCTCTGCTTTCACATCCGATGCACCGCCATTCGGCGTCATAGCGCTCACATCCTCGCCCGCCTTGCCTATCGCCGCGATAATAGTCTGCACCGGCACATCATCGCCCGTGGCGAAGAACTGTTTGAGCATTGTCCCCGCTGCCGGCGATTCTATCTCGAACGTCGCCTTGTCCGTCTCAACGACACATATCACTTCTTTCTCGGCGACAGCATCGCCTTCCTTCTTCTTCCATTCGACGATGAGACACGATTCGACGGTGTTGCCTTGTTTCGGCATGAGTACTTCGGTGGCCATTCATTACTCCTTCACGTTCGCGATCATTATTTCAAGTCCGCTCCCGGATAGCGAATTGCGTATCGCCTCCGGGAGCGCATTGTCGGTAATAAGTATATCGACCTCGGACAGCGGAAGCACTTTCACGAATCCCGCCTTCCCGTACTTCGCAGCGTCAGCAACGAGCACGGTCTTATCCGCCTGGCTTGCCATCCGTTTTGCCACCTCGGCGCTTTCAACAAGATGCGTGGTCAGTCCCGTCTCCGGCGAGAAACCGTCCGTGCCGATGAAAAAGTGCGACACATGGAACTGATCAAGATCGCGAAGCGCGATGGGTCCGACGAGCGACTCTGTCGACGGGCGGAATTCGCCGCCGATGACCGTGATATGGAGCGATGGATTCGACCGCGCTGCGGGGATGATAAGCGTGGAATTCGTCACGATGTGCACATCCCGTTTGCCGAGGAGATGTCCTGCGATGAGCGCCGTCGTCGTACCGGCCTCTATCATAATGGTATCGCCGTCCTTTACCAGTGATGCGGCGAGCGTTGCAACGGCGTTCTTCTGCGCCGTCATGCTTCCCTGCCGGGCGATGATGTCCGGATGGAAAGAGACCGATGCGCCGCCGTGCGAACGGACGATAAGCCCCTGTTCTGCAAGCGCATTCAGGTCGCTTCGTACCGTTACAACCGATACACCGAGTTTGGCGCTGAGCGTGGTTACAGAGATCGTAGAGTCTTCGGAAAGGAGCTTTAGTATCGCTTTTTCGCGTTCTTTACTGCTTTGCATACCGTTTCTTTTTGATTTCTTTTATCTTTCTTATCGGTTTCGATATATAATATAATCGATTCCGATAAAATGTCAAATTCAACATGATACATCCATTGAACACCGTATCGTTTGACAAATTTTTGGTGATGTGCTATATTCCATCGGCGTTTGATGATCTTTCGGGCAATTAGCTCAGCTGGGAGAGTACCTGCTTGACGTGCAGGGTGTCGGAGGTTCGAGTCCTTCATTGCCCATAGCCACGGAGGGCGAGGTTTGCACGAGCCATGGAGGGCGATTTGTGCAAACCATAGCCACATAGGCGATTTTCGTCTTGACATACTTCATCTTTTGAATTAACATAATTTCGGGATTGGTGGTCCGAAGGAGCGCGCTCCATGGACCTCGAAAAACTTCGCATACTCGGCGAATCCGCCAAATACGATATCTGTGCATCATCGTCCTGTCGTATCAGCGGGAACATCGATATATTCAGACAAAATTCACCCGTCGACCGCATCGGCAATCTTGCCACCGGCGGCATCTGCCACTCCTACACACCGGACGGGCGATGCGTCTCGCTCTTCAAGGTGCTCCTTTCAAATTACTGCGAGAAGAACTGCCTCTACTGTCCCAACAGGAAAGACAGCGGTGTGCGACGTGCTAAATTCGGAAAGGATGAGCTTGCGCGCATTTTCATCGACCTGTATTCCGGCAACTTTGTCGAGGGGCTTTTTCTGAGCTCGGCGGTGCACTGCTCGGTCGATCACGCTATGACAGAAATGCTCGATGTCTGCACCATTGTACGCACACGGTACCGCTTCACCGGTTATATCCATCTCAAGATACTCCCCGGTGTTTCAGACGCCCATGTCGAGTCAGCGATGAAGATCGCCACGCGTGTATCGCTCAATCTCGAGGCGCCCAACGCCGATTACCTCAAGGTCATCGCACCGGAAAAGGATTTTCACGGCGAGATAATATCGCGCCTTGAGGCCATTAACCGCAATATACAGAACGGGAATCGCCCGAACGCGGGCTATACCACGCAGCTTATCGTGGGGGCGGCCGGCGAGGGGGACAGGGACATCATGAGAACAGTAGGATATCTCTACCGGAAAAAGAACCTCCGCCGTGCGTACTTCTCCGCGTTCATCCCGCAATCGGGAACGCCGTTCGCCGGGAACAGCGAAATACCCCTCACTCGCGAGAACAGGCTCTATCAGGCCGATTGGCTTCTGCGTTTCTACGATTTCGATGTGAAAGATCTCCCCTTCGGTCCCGACGGGAATCTCCCCCTCGATAAGGACCCCAAGCGGGCATGGGCTGAAGCGCATCCCGAGCTTTTCCCCATAGAGATAAACCGCGTATCCTATGATGAGCTCCTGCGAGTCCCCGGTATCGGTCAGATATCCGCGCGTCGCATCGTGACCGCCCGGCACGAATGCCGCATTACGGATGTAGCGATGTTGAAACGCATGGGGGTGGTGCTCAAGAACGCGCTGCCGTTCATACTCATCGACGGTAAAAGCAGGCTTCCGCGTGCGGACACCGTACAGCGTACGCTCTTCGCATGAAATATCCAGCGTGATCGATTTAACGGGCAGCAGTAAAAATGCACTTGACGATGGATGTTTTCCGTGATACACTCGCTGTATCTTAGCTATGGGGAGTGTATCATGCCGAAGAAGAAGTCTAAGAAGAAAGCCAAAAAAGTGATCAGAAAAAAGGCGCGCAAAGCCCCTTCTCGGAAAAAGAAAACGAAAAAGGTCAGGAAAGCGGTCAAAAATGTCGTCAAACGGAAGAAAGCAATACGCCGTCCTGCACCCGTAAAGCCGGCATATGTGCCCCCGGTAACGCCCCCTCCGCCGGCGCCCGCTCCGCAGCCGACACCCCCGGTAAATCCGGTAGTTCCACCGTCAAATCCCGGCACGAATTCCGGCGGGAATACGGGGAACACCGGCAACACAGGCGGCTATTGATATAACTATCCCAGTCTGGCATTTTAGTGTGGAAAGTGCTATAGTGCCGGAATGATAGAACTGCAGCGGAAACTGCTCGGTGATACCGTACGCAACAGTGCTTTCGCAGAGGCGATAGAGCGCACGGTTCACCGCGGGTCCGTCGTCATCGATGCCGGCAGCGGTACCGGTTTTCTCAGCATGCTCGCAGCGCGCCGCGGGGCGAAATGCCACCTCATTGAAGAGGGCGCTGTCATGTCGCTTGCCAAGCGTATGGCGCGCGAGAACGGTTTCGATGACTTTTCATTCCATCATTCCCACTCCTCGCGCGTGAAAGCGAAGATACGCGCGGATGTGCTCATCACCGAGACGCTCGGTAATTTCGCCTACGAAGAGAACATCATCGAAACGGTGGCCGACGCGAAGCGTTTCCTCAAACCGAACGCACACATCATTCCGTCATCGATACGCAATTTCGCCGCACCGGTCATCGATGAGCGCGTGTACCACGGCGTGAACGTATGGGATACGGTCGGCTACGAGATCGATATGTCCGCGGCGAGGACGATTTCGCTCAACAACATGTACGTGCGGAAGATCGCCCCCGCATCGCTCCTGGACGGCGAAAAGAGCGTACGCCAATGGGATGAGGTCGATTTTTCACGGCACTCGAAAAGCATACGCCGCGGGAGCATACGCTGGCGCGTACCCACGGGTGTCACGGTATACGGTTTCTGTCTTTTCTGGGAATGCACGCTCGCGGAGGATATCATCCTCTCGACGAGCCCCTTCGCCGATGACACGCATTGGGACCAGATATTCCTCCCGCTGCTGATGCCGATAGTCATGCCGCCGCATGCATCGCTTTCAGTCACCATCGTATCGAACACTGAAAAGAACGGCGTTATCGTCGGGTGGAGAACGAGCGTGCTGTCTGGGGAAAGAGAGCTATCCGTACAGGATATGAGTACGGAGAACGGCATCCTCGTTTGAACTTGCTTCGGGTACGCCGTCGGAATACGGTCAGTACGCCCACCACACGTCGTTCGTTGACACTGCGTTCGTGCTGCCTGCGATCACGAACATCTTTTCATTATGTTCGACAAGCGCATGGGCGTTCCGGCCGGAAAATCCTGCCCCTGCGGTCGCTCTGTTCCATTGTATCCCGTCGGTAGATGACCACACATCGTTCGTATAGGCGCTGCCGGCCGTTGCATTCGTCGTCCCCCCGATGACCCACATCCTGCCGCCATGCGAAATGGAACGATGCAAGAGACGCGGGGAGAAGGCCGCGCTCGCGGTCGCACGCGTCCAGTTCGTCCCATCGCTCGTGGACCAGACATCGTTCGTCAGCGGCGATGCATCCCCTCCAATTAGCCAGATCTTGCCGCTATGGACGACACAGGCATGCTGATAGCGCACGGGAAAGGCAGCTGCTCCGGTCGCGAGCGTCCACGATACGCCGTCCCGCGACGACCAGACATCGTTGGTAATGGCACCCGCACTGCCGGCGATGAGCCACATGCTGTTCTTGAACACGACAAGTGCGGCATACGTTCGTTTCGGAAATGCCGCTGCTGCGGTCGCGGATGTCCATGCCGTTCCATCCGCAGAATACCAGGCATCATTGGTCGCCGTCCCTGACACATCCCCGCTGACGATCCACATCTTATTATTGAAAACCGCCGATGTATGTGCGATACGCCCGGGGAAACCGCCATTGGCAGCGGCGAGCACCCATGTCGCCCCGTCACTCGATCGCCATATCTCGCTCGAATACGCGGTATTGGTCACGAGACCTGCAATGACCCATATCGCGCCGCCATATGAAAGCGCGGAATGTGTTGTGCGCGCGGTGAACGGGGAAAAAGCCGATCGGAACCAGTTGGTACCCGCAACGAAGCAGGGGCTGTCCGGATCATACGGGTTCGTTCTGCCAATCACGTCGCTCACGCAGGAAACGGAAATGAACGGTACTGAAGCAATAAAAAAGAATACGACGGCCCGCTGCATTAATACCTTGCTATGATGTTCATAGCGACCGTGTCGGACCCGAAGGAAGGAACGACGGTCACGAGCGGCATATCCGGCGTCAACATCCACTGCATAAAAAGCCCGGCGGCGATGAAATAGCATACACCGGCGAAGACATATTTTGCGTTCGCGCCGTTGGCAAGATCGATATATTTCGTGAAAAGCACGTCGTGATCATCGATCGCATTCTCATACGTGCTTTTTGCAGAGCCTACGGCGCCATTGTCGAGGAATGCCCATACATTGAGCCCGGCGCCGATACCTGCTGCGCCGATCGCCGACCAGAACAGGATCGGCTTGACCGATATCTCGGCCCGTTCGCCTTTCGCCGTTTCCCCGAACGATAGAGCCGCAACGGCAGCGAGCAGAAGAACAATGCTTACTATCGCACGCATAGATCACCTCAGGAACCGTATGTGCCCCTATTGTACAATATTCTCCGCGGCTGTCAAACAACGCGTGCAGGATCAGGAATACGGACGGTGTGCGCCACGTGCCGTTACCATGTCGATATCAGTAAGAAAATCGTCCCCCCCGTTGACATCCTCCATAAATGTGATAGGGTATGTTATATATTCCTCTACTAATCGCTGTGCTCAACGCGACGAACCATAGGCGAGGTTGTTCCATGAGCACTGCGATCTCTTCCATCCTCAAACGATACAACGGCGATGAGACCCGTCTCATGGACATGCTCATCGATATACAATCCGAGCTCGGCTATCTATCCGAGAGTACGATCGACGAGATATCGCGCGTTCTCAGTGTCCCCCGGGTGAACATCGAGCAGACGGTCTCGTTCTATCATTTCTTCTCGAAAGAGCCGCGAGGAAAATACACGGTCTACCTCAACAACGGCGTGGTGTCAGGGCTCAACGGCCGCGAGGAAGTACACCGCGCATTCGAGGAGGCGGCTGACTGCCGATTCGGGAGCGTGTCAAAGGACGGCGTCATCGGTCTTTTCGAGACCGCCTGCATCGGCATGAGCGATCAGGAACCTGCGGCCATCATCAATGACGAGATCTTTCCCCGCCTCACCGCAGCGCGCGTGCGTGAGCTTGTGACCGGGATGTTCAACGGAAAACCGATCGCCGACCTCAAGGGCAGCGTGTACGGCGACGGGCGCAATGCGGATACTCGCATACGTTCGCTCGTTCACAATAACATCCGGAAGAAGGGCGATATCGTCTTTTCCGAACATACTCCCGGCGAGGCGATAAAAAAGATCGTCGCCATGGGTTCATCGGAGGTCATCAACCTGGTCAAGGCATCGAGCGTGCGCGGACGCGGCGGTGCGGGCTTTCCCACCGGCATGAAATGGGAAGTGGCGCGCAAGGCTGCGGGCGATACGAAATATATCTTCTGCAATGCCGACGAGGGCGAGCCGGGGACGTTCAAGGACCGTGTCATACTGACCGAAATGCCGAAACTGGTGTTCGAGGGCATGGCGGTCGCCGGCTATGCGGTCGGCGCCACGATGGGTATATTGTACCTTCGCAATGAGTACCGCTATCTGCGCGCGTACCTCGAACGCACGCTCGAGGAGATGCGAACGGAAAATCTTCTCGGATCGTTCATCGCGGGGAAATCCGGCTTCAATTTCGATATTCGCATCCAGTTCGGCGCGGGGGCCTATGTGTGCGGTGAGGAATCCGCGCTCATAGAATCCGCGGAAGGCAAACGCGGTGAGCCGCGCGACCGCCCGCCGTTCCCCGTCGAAAAAGGATATCTGGATAAGCCGACCGTCGTCAATAATGTGGAGACGCTCTGTTCGATCGTCAAAGTGCTTATCCATGGGGCGGACTGGTACAATAACATCGGGACAGCCGAATCAAAGGGGACAAAGGTCATAAGCGTTTCCGGCGACTGTGAAAAGCCCGGCATATACGAGATCGCCTGGGGGTTTTCCGTCAACGATGTTCTTTCCATGGTCGGCGCAACGGACGTTCAGGCAGTACAGATCGGAGGGCCGTCCGGGTCATGCATTGCGCCGAACGAATTCAACCGCGTCCTCGCGTACGAAGACCTTGCTACCGGCGGTTCGCTTATCATCATCGGCAAGAAACGCGACCTTCTCAGGGATGTTGTTCTTAATTTTTCGGAATTCTTCCGCGAGGAATCATGCGGTTCGTGCGTTCCCTGCCGTGTGCTCACCGGCATGGCGAAACGGCTCCTCGTGCGCATCATAGAAGGTGCAGGCACAGCGGCCGATCTTGAAACGTTCACCGCATGGGCGGCGGTGATGAAAAAGAACCGCTGCGGCCTCGGACAGACGGCGCTCAACCCGATAATCACGACGCTCAGGAATTTCCGGCCGCTGTACGGGTCGCGCATAAAAGAAAGCGACGAACGCTTCGTCCCCGGTTTCGATCTTGCGAAGGAAACGACGGACTACGAAAAAGCAGTGACGGCGCCATAGGAGCTCATCATGTCTACGTTCGTAAAATTCACGATCGATGGGAAAGTGTGTCTCGCTGAAGAAGGCACGCAGCTCGTTGAGGCGGCGCGTGAGAACGGCGTGTTCATCCCCACGCTCTGTAATTACAGGGGTATCCCCCCGAAAGGGTCATGCCGCATCTGTACGGTATCCATCAATGGGAAACCGGCCACTGCATGTACGACGAAGGTCGCCGACGGCATGGATGTCGTTAACGATACGAAGGAAAGCGAGGAGTTCCGCCGCTCCATCGTTGAGATATTGTTCGCGGAGGGCAATCATCTCTGTCCCTCATGTGAGAAAAGCGGTTCATGCGAACTTCAAGCCCTCGCGTATCGCTACCGTATGACCGTACCGAATTTCGATTTTCTCTACCCAAAGCGAGAGGTGGAGGCATGGCACCCGAGGATACTCAAGGACCATAACCGCTGCATATTGTGCAAACGGTGCATACGCGGCATTCACAATGCCGACGGCAAGGCGATATTCGCGTTCGGCAAACGCGGCGACAGGCTCGTCATCAATATCGACCCGGAAACGTCCAAAGGCATCGACGAAAAACTCGCACAGAAAGCGATGGATATCTGCCCCGTCGGAGCCATTCTCCATAAGGGCAAGGGGTTCGATATCCCTATCGGCAAACGGCAGTACGATAAAAGACCGATCGGCAGCGAAATCGAGGCGTAGGGGAAAGCTCATGGGAAAAAAGATCGTCGCGACCGCATCACTGGCCGGCTGTTTCGGATGTCATATGTCGCTTCTCGACATCGACGAACGCATTCTGCCGCTCATCGATCTTGTCGAATTCCACAAGTCGCCCATCGACGACATCAAGACGTTCACGAAGGAATGCGATATCGGTCTCATCGAAGGCGGCTGCTGCAACGATGAGAACGTGCACAATCTCATCGAATTCCGCAAGCACTGCAAAACCTTAGTAGCCGTCGGCGAATGCGCGATCATGGGCGGGCTCCCCTCCATGCGCAACTGGGTACCGCTTTCCGAATGCATCGATGAGGCGTATCGCAATGGGCCCACGGTCGCAGACTGCAACGAAAAGGGCATCGTCCCCAACGACCCGGAGATCCCGAAAATACTCAACCGCGTGCGGCCATGTCATGAGATAGTGAAGATCGATTACAGTCTGCCCGGCTGCCCGCCGCGCGCCGACCTCATCTGGGAAGCGCTCGTCGCGCTTGTCACCGGTAAACCGCTTACGCTGCCGTACGAAGTGTTCAAGTTCGATTGATCGAGGAACGAGGAGCGACCGACATGTCAAAGAAGATCGTCATCGAGCCGGTAACCCGCGTCGAGGGACACGGCAAGGTAACCATTCACCTCAACGATGCGGGTGAGGTAGAGCAGAGCCGATTGCATATCGTCGAGTTCCGCGGCTTTGAGCGCTTCGTACAGGGTCGCCCGTACTGGGAAGCGCCGGTACTCGTACAGCGTCTATGCGGTATCTGTCCGGT
The sequence above is a segment of the Spirochaetota bacterium genome. Coding sequences within it:
- a CDS encoding putative DNA modification/repair radical SAM protein; this translates as MDLEKLRILGESAKYDICASSSCRISGNIDIFRQNSPVDRIGNLATGGICHSYTPDGRCVSLFKVLLSNYCEKNCLYCPNRKDSGVRRAKFGKDELARIFIDLYSGNFVEGLFLSSAVHCSVDHAMTEMLDVCTIVRTRYRFTGYIHLKILPGVSDAHVESAMKIATRVSLNLEAPNADYLKVIAPEKDFHGEIISRLEAINRNIQNGNRPNAGYTTQLIVGAAGEGDRDIMRTVGYLYRKKNLRRAYFSAFIPQSGTPFAGNSEIPLTRENRLYQADWLLRFYDFDVKDLPFGPDGNLPLDKDPKRAWAEAHPELFPIEINRVSYDELLRVPGIGQISARRIVTARHECRITDVAMLKRMGVVLKNALPFILIDGKSRLPRADTVQRTLFA
- a CDS encoding methyltransferase domain-containing protein, which gives rise to MIELQRKLLGDTVRNSAFAEAIERTVHRGSVVIDAGSGTGFLSMLAARRGAKCHLIEEGAVMSLAKRMARENGFDDFSFHHSHSSRVKAKIRADVLITETLGNFAYEENIIETVADAKRFLKPNAHIIPSSIRNFAAPVIDERVYHGVNVWDTVGYEIDMSAARTISLNNMYVRKIAPASLLDGEKSVRQWDEVDFSRHSKSIRRGSIRWRVPTGVTVYGFCLFWECTLAEDIILSTSPFADDTHWDQIFLPLLMPIVMPPHASLSVTIVSNTEKNGVIVGWRTSVLSGERELSVQDMSTENGILV
- a CDS encoding NAD(P)H-dependent oxidoreductase subunit E, whose protein sequence is MSTAISSILKRYNGDETRLMDMLIDIQSELGYLSESTIDEISRVLSVPRVNIEQTVSFYHFFSKEPRGKYTVYLNNGVVSGLNGREEVHRAFEEAADCRFGSVSKDGVIGLFETACIGMSDQEPAAIINDEIFPRLTAARVRELVTGMFNGKPIADLKGSVYGDGRNADTRIRSLVHNNIRKKGDIVFSEHTPGEAIKKIVAMGSSEVINLVKASSVRGRGGAGFPTGMKWEVARKAAGDTKYIFCNADEGEPGTFKDRVILTEMPKLVFEGMAVAGYAVGATMGILYLRNEYRYLRAYLERTLEEMRTENLLGSFIAGKSGFNFDIRIQFGAGAYVCGEESALIESAEGKRGEPRDRPPFPVEKGYLDKPTVVNNVETLCSIVKVLIHGADWYNNIGTAESKGTKVISVSGDCEKPGIYEIAWGFSVNDVLSMVGATDVQAVQIGGPSGSCIAPNEFNRVLAYEDLATGGSLIIIGKKRDLLRDVVLNFSEFFREESCGSCVPCRVLTGMAKRLLVRIIEGAGTAADLETFTAWAAVMKKNRCGLGQTALNPIITTLRNFRPLYGSRIKESDERFVPGFDLAKETTDYEKAVTAP
- a CDS encoding 2Fe-2S iron-sulfur cluster-binding protein — protein: MSTFVKFTIDGKVCLAEEGTQLVEAARENGVFIPTLCNYRGIPPKGSCRICTVSINGKPATACTTKVADGMDVVNDTKESEEFRRSIVEILFAEGNHLCPSCEKSGSCELQALAYRYRMTVPNFDFLYPKREVEAWHPRILKDHNRCILCKRCIRGIHNADGKAIFAFGKRGDRLVINIDPETSKGIDEKLAQKAMDICPVGAILHKGKGFDIPIGKRQYDKRPIGSEIEA
- a CDS encoding NADP oxidoreductase; this encodes MGKKIVATASLAGCFGCHMSLLDIDERILPLIDLVEFHKSPIDDIKTFTKECDIGLIEGGCCNDENVHNLIEFRKHCKTLVAVGECAIMGGLPSMRNWVPLSECIDEAYRNGPTVADCNEKGIVPNDPEIPKILNRVRPCHEIVKIDYSLPGCPPRADLIWEALVALVTGKPLTLPYEVFKFD